Proteins encoded within one genomic window of Bos indicus x Bos taurus breed Angus x Brahman F1 hybrid chromosome 18, Bos_hybrid_MaternalHap_v2.0, whole genome shotgun sequence:
- the LOC113875596 gene encoding sialic acid-binding Ig-like lectin 14 isoform X2, producing MVPLLLLPLLWGGSLQEMAGFGLEVQESVAVKACMDVRVTCSFSYPWNSGYPRYYSGELFIYWFREKDQHTNDAVATNDPRKRVKPETQGRFSLLGDPNNNDCSLSIRQARLSDSGVYYFRVERGYDVRYSYRDKKLNLLVTGKPDIHFLEPLESGRPTKLTCRLSLACDELHPLLFSWAGDALDAMKPDTLHSSEITLTPRAQDHGTNLTCLVTFQQVTLERTVLLNVSYIPRNLHISLSFKNVTALKILQNTASILISEGQALQLLCVADSNPSAQLSWFQGSPTLEATPISSTGVLEIPQVPAGDGEVTCRAQNPLGSQQVSFSLSMQKGPPPCSCETEEQQGSWPLVLTLIRGALMGAGFLLTYGLTWTYYTRCGGH from the exons ATggtgcccctgctgctgctgcccctgctGTGGGGGG GGTCCCTGCAGGAAATGGCAGGGTTCGGGCTCGAAGTGCAGGAATCAGTGGCGGTGAAGGCGTGCATGGACGTCCGCGTGACCTGCTCCTTCTCCTACCCCTGGAATTCGGGATATCCCCGGTATTACTCTGGCGAACTTTTCATCTACTGGTTCCGGGAAAAAGACCAGCACACCAATGATGCTGTGGCCACAAACGACCCAAGGAAACGAGTGAAACCAGAGACCCAGGGCCGATTCAGCCTCCTCGGGGACCCCAACAACAATGACTGCTCCCTGAGCATCAGACAGGCCAGGCTGAGCGACTCAGGAGTCTACTACTTCCGAGTGGAGAGAGGATATGATGTGAGATACAGTTACAGAGATAAAAAGCTGAATTTGCTGGTGACAG ggaaacCCGACATCCATTTTCTGGAGCCTCTGGAGTCCGGCCGCCCCACAAAGCTGACCTGCAGACTGTCACTAGCCTGTGATGAGCTACACCCTCTCCTGTTCTCCTGGGCGGGGGACGCCCTTGATGCCATGAAGCCAGACACCCTCCACTCCTCGGAGATCACCCTCACCCCGAGGGCCCAGGACCACGGCACCAACCTTACCTGTCTGGTGACATTCCAGCAGGTGACCCTAGAGAGAACCGTCCTTCTCAACGTCTCCT ATATTCCGAGGAACCTCCACATCAGCCTCTCCTTCAAAAATGTCACAG CCCTCAAGATTCTGCAGAACACCGCATCTATTCTCATCTCAGAAGGCCAGGCGCTGCAGCTGCTGTGTGTTGCTGACAGCAATCCCTCTGCACAGCTGAGCTGGTTCCAAGGGTCTCCCACTCTGGAGGCTACCCCCATCTCCAGCACCGGGGTCTTGGAGATACCACAAGTACCGGCTGGAGATGGAGAAGTCACCTGCCGAGCGCAGAACCCTCTGGGCTCCCAGCAAGTTTCCTTCAGCCTCTCTATGCAGA aagGCCCCCCTCCCTGCAGCTGTGAGACTGAGGAGCAGCAGGGCTCCTGGCCCCTGGTCCTCACCCTGATCAGAGGGGCCCTCATGGGGGCTGGCTTCCTCCTCACCTATGGCCTCACCTGGACCTACTACACCAG GTGTGGTGGCCACTAG
- the LOC113875596 gene encoding sialic acid-binding Ig-like lectin 14 isoform X4, whose protein sequence is MVPLLLLPLLWGGSLQEMAGFGLEVQESVAVKACMDVRVTCSFSYPWNSGYPRYYSGELFIYWFREKDQHTNDAVATNDPRKRVKPETQGRFSLLGDPNNNDCSLSIRQARLSDSGVYYFRVERGYDVRYSYRDKKLNLLVTGKPDIHFLEPLESGRPTKLTCRLSLACDELHPLLFSWAGDALDAMKPDTLHSSEITLTPRAQDHGTNLTCLVTFQQVTLERTVLLNVSSSPCLSAPDIPRNLHISLSFKNVTGQALQLLCVADSNPSAQLSWFQGSPTLEATPISSTGVLEIPQVPAGDGEVTCRAQNPLGSQQVSFSLSMQKGPPPCSCETEEQQGSWPLVLTLIRGALMGAGFLLTYGLTWTYYTRCGGH, encoded by the exons ATggtgcccctgctgctgctgcccctgctGTGGGGGG GGTCCCTGCAGGAAATGGCAGGGTTCGGGCTCGAAGTGCAGGAATCAGTGGCGGTGAAGGCGTGCATGGACGTCCGCGTGACCTGCTCCTTCTCCTACCCCTGGAATTCGGGATATCCCCGGTATTACTCTGGCGAACTTTTCATCTACTGGTTCCGGGAAAAAGACCAGCACACCAATGATGCTGTGGCCACAAACGACCCAAGGAAACGAGTGAAACCAGAGACCCAGGGCCGATTCAGCCTCCTCGGGGACCCCAACAACAATGACTGCTCCCTGAGCATCAGACAGGCCAGGCTGAGCGACTCAGGAGTCTACTACTTCCGAGTGGAGAGAGGATATGATGTGAGATACAGTTACAGAGATAAAAAGCTGAATTTGCTGGTGACAG ggaaacCCGACATCCATTTTCTGGAGCCTCTGGAGTCCGGCCGCCCCACAAAGCTGACCTGCAGACTGTCACTAGCCTGTGATGAGCTACACCCTCTCCTGTTCTCCTGGGCGGGGGACGCCCTTGATGCCATGAAGCCAGACACCCTCCACTCCTCGGAGATCACCCTCACCCCGAGGGCCCAGGACCACGGCACCAACCTTACCTGTCTGGTGACATTCCAGCAGGTGACCCTAGAGAGAACCGTCCTTCTCAACGTCTCCT CAAGCCCGTGTCTTTCTGCCCCAGATATTCCGAGGAACCTCCACATCAGCCTCTCCTTCAAAAATGTCACAG GCCAGGCGCTGCAGCTGCTGTGTGTTGCTGACAGCAATCCCTCTGCACAGCTGAGCTGGTTCCAAGGGTCTCCCACTCTGGAGGCTACCCCCATCTCCAGCACCGGGGTCTTGGAGATACCACAAGTACCGGCTGGAGATGGAGAAGTCACCTGCCGAGCGCAGAACCCTCTGGGCTCCCAGCAAGTTTCCTTCAGCCTCTCTATGCAGA aagGCCCCCCTCCCTGCAGCTGTGAGACTGAGGAGCAGCAGGGCTCCTGGCCCCTGGTCCTCACCCTGATCAGAGGGGCCCTCATGGGGGCTGGCTTCCTCCTCACCTATGGCCTCACCTGGACCTACTACACCAG GTGTGGTGGCCACTAG
- the LOC113875596 gene encoding sialic acid-binding Ig-like lectin 14 isoform X1, which translates to MVPLLLLPLLWGGSLQEMAGFGLEVQESVAVKACMDVRVTCSFSYPWNSGYPRYYSGELFIYWFREKDQHTNDAVATNDPRKRVKPETQGRFSLLGDPNNNDCSLSIRQARLSDSGVYYFRVERGYDVRYSYRDKKLNLLVTGKPDIHFLEPLESGRPTKLTCRLSLACDELHPLLFSWAGDALDAMKPDTLHSSEITLTPRAQDHGTNLTCLVTFQQVTLERTVLLNVSSSPCLSAPDIPRNLHISLSFKNVTALKILQNTASILISEGQALQLLCVADSNPSAQLSWFQGSPTLEATPISSTGVLEIPQVPAGDGEVTCRAQNPLGSQQVSFSLSMQKGPPPCSCETEEQQGSWPLVLTLIRGALMGAGFLLTYGLTWTYYTRCGGH; encoded by the exons ATggtgcccctgctgctgctgcccctgctGTGGGGGG GGTCCCTGCAGGAAATGGCAGGGTTCGGGCTCGAAGTGCAGGAATCAGTGGCGGTGAAGGCGTGCATGGACGTCCGCGTGACCTGCTCCTTCTCCTACCCCTGGAATTCGGGATATCCCCGGTATTACTCTGGCGAACTTTTCATCTACTGGTTCCGGGAAAAAGACCAGCACACCAATGATGCTGTGGCCACAAACGACCCAAGGAAACGAGTGAAACCAGAGACCCAGGGCCGATTCAGCCTCCTCGGGGACCCCAACAACAATGACTGCTCCCTGAGCATCAGACAGGCCAGGCTGAGCGACTCAGGAGTCTACTACTTCCGAGTGGAGAGAGGATATGATGTGAGATACAGTTACAGAGATAAAAAGCTGAATTTGCTGGTGACAG ggaaacCCGACATCCATTTTCTGGAGCCTCTGGAGTCCGGCCGCCCCACAAAGCTGACCTGCAGACTGTCACTAGCCTGTGATGAGCTACACCCTCTCCTGTTCTCCTGGGCGGGGGACGCCCTTGATGCCATGAAGCCAGACACCCTCCACTCCTCGGAGATCACCCTCACCCCGAGGGCCCAGGACCACGGCACCAACCTTACCTGTCTGGTGACATTCCAGCAGGTGACCCTAGAGAGAACCGTCCTTCTCAACGTCTCCT CAAGCCCGTGTCTTTCTGCCCCAGATATTCCGAGGAACCTCCACATCAGCCTCTCCTTCAAAAATGTCACAG CCCTCAAGATTCTGCAGAACACCGCATCTATTCTCATCTCAGAAGGCCAGGCGCTGCAGCTGCTGTGTGTTGCTGACAGCAATCCCTCTGCACAGCTGAGCTGGTTCCAAGGGTCTCCCACTCTGGAGGCTACCCCCATCTCCAGCACCGGGGTCTTGGAGATACCACAAGTACCGGCTGGAGATGGAGAAGTCACCTGCCGAGCGCAGAACCCTCTGGGCTCCCAGCAAGTTTCCTTCAGCCTCTCTATGCAGA aagGCCCCCCTCCCTGCAGCTGTGAGACTGAGGAGCAGCAGGGCTCCTGGCCCCTGGTCCTCACCCTGATCAGAGGGGCCCTCATGGGGGCTGGCTTCCTCCTCACCTATGGCCTCACCTGGACCTACTACACCAG GTGTGGTGGCCACTAG
- the LOC113875596 gene encoding sialic acid-binding Ig-like lectin 14 isoform X5 has product MVPLLLLPLLWGGSLQEMAGFGLEVQESVAVKACMDVRVTCSFSYPWNSGYPRYYSGELFIYWFREKDQHTNDAVATNDPRKRVKPETQGRFSLLGDPNNNDCSLSIRQARLSDSGVYYFRVERGYDVRYSYRDKKLNLLVTGKPDIHFLEPLESGRPTKLTCRLSLACDELHPLLFSWAGDALDAMKPDTLHSSEITLTPRAQDHGTNLTCLVTFQQVTLERTVLLNVSYIPRNLHISLSFKNVTEGQALQLLCVADSNPSAQLSWFQGSPTLEATPISSTGVLEIPQVPAGDGEVTCRAQNPLGSQQVSFSLSMQKGPPPCSCETEEQQGSWPLVLTLIRGALMGAGFLLTYGLTWTYYTRCGGH; this is encoded by the exons ATggtgcccctgctgctgctgcccctgctGTGGGGGG GGTCCCTGCAGGAAATGGCAGGGTTCGGGCTCGAAGTGCAGGAATCAGTGGCGGTGAAGGCGTGCATGGACGTCCGCGTGACCTGCTCCTTCTCCTACCCCTGGAATTCGGGATATCCCCGGTATTACTCTGGCGAACTTTTCATCTACTGGTTCCGGGAAAAAGACCAGCACACCAATGATGCTGTGGCCACAAACGACCCAAGGAAACGAGTGAAACCAGAGACCCAGGGCCGATTCAGCCTCCTCGGGGACCCCAACAACAATGACTGCTCCCTGAGCATCAGACAGGCCAGGCTGAGCGACTCAGGAGTCTACTACTTCCGAGTGGAGAGAGGATATGATGTGAGATACAGTTACAGAGATAAAAAGCTGAATTTGCTGGTGACAG ggaaacCCGACATCCATTTTCTGGAGCCTCTGGAGTCCGGCCGCCCCACAAAGCTGACCTGCAGACTGTCACTAGCCTGTGATGAGCTACACCCTCTCCTGTTCTCCTGGGCGGGGGACGCCCTTGATGCCATGAAGCCAGACACCCTCCACTCCTCGGAGATCACCCTCACCCCGAGGGCCCAGGACCACGGCACCAACCTTACCTGTCTGGTGACATTCCAGCAGGTGACCCTAGAGAGAACCGTCCTTCTCAACGTCTCCT ATATTCCGAGGAACCTCCACATCAGCCTCTCCTTCAAAAATGTCACAG AAGGCCAGGCGCTGCAGCTGCTGTGTGTTGCTGACAGCAATCCCTCTGCACAGCTGAGCTGGTTCCAAGGGTCTCCCACTCTGGAGGCTACCCCCATCTCCAGCACCGGGGTCTTGGAGATACCACAAGTACCGGCTGGAGATGGAGAAGTCACCTGCCGAGCGCAGAACCCTCTGGGCTCCCAGCAAGTTTCCTTCAGCCTCTCTATGCAGA aagGCCCCCCTCCCTGCAGCTGTGAGACTGAGGAGCAGCAGGGCTCCTGGCCCCTGGTCCTCACCCTGATCAGAGGGGCCCTCATGGGGGCTGGCTTCCTCCTCACCTATGGCCTCACCTGGACCTACTACACCAG GTGTGGTGGCCACTAG
- the LOC113875596 gene encoding sialic acid-binding Ig-like lectin 14 isoform X3, which translates to MVPLLLLPLLWGGSLQEMAGFGLEVQESVAVKACMDVRVTCSFSYPWNSGYPRYYSGELFIYWFREKDQHTNDAVATNDPRKRVKPETQGRFSLLGDPNNNDCSLSIRQARLSDSGVYYFRVERGYDVRYSYRDKKLNLLVTGKPDIHFLEPLESGRPTKLTCRLSLACDELHPLLFSWAGDALDAMKPDTLHSSEITLTPRAQDHGTNLTCLVTFQQVTLERTVLLNVSSSPCLSAPDIPRNLHISLSFKNVTEGQALQLLCVADSNPSAQLSWFQGSPTLEATPISSTGVLEIPQVPAGDGEVTCRAQNPLGSQQVSFSLSMQKGPPPCSCETEEQQGSWPLVLTLIRGALMGAGFLLTYGLTWTYYTRCGGH; encoded by the exons ATggtgcccctgctgctgctgcccctgctGTGGGGGG GGTCCCTGCAGGAAATGGCAGGGTTCGGGCTCGAAGTGCAGGAATCAGTGGCGGTGAAGGCGTGCATGGACGTCCGCGTGACCTGCTCCTTCTCCTACCCCTGGAATTCGGGATATCCCCGGTATTACTCTGGCGAACTTTTCATCTACTGGTTCCGGGAAAAAGACCAGCACACCAATGATGCTGTGGCCACAAACGACCCAAGGAAACGAGTGAAACCAGAGACCCAGGGCCGATTCAGCCTCCTCGGGGACCCCAACAACAATGACTGCTCCCTGAGCATCAGACAGGCCAGGCTGAGCGACTCAGGAGTCTACTACTTCCGAGTGGAGAGAGGATATGATGTGAGATACAGTTACAGAGATAAAAAGCTGAATTTGCTGGTGACAG ggaaacCCGACATCCATTTTCTGGAGCCTCTGGAGTCCGGCCGCCCCACAAAGCTGACCTGCAGACTGTCACTAGCCTGTGATGAGCTACACCCTCTCCTGTTCTCCTGGGCGGGGGACGCCCTTGATGCCATGAAGCCAGACACCCTCCACTCCTCGGAGATCACCCTCACCCCGAGGGCCCAGGACCACGGCACCAACCTTACCTGTCTGGTGACATTCCAGCAGGTGACCCTAGAGAGAACCGTCCTTCTCAACGTCTCCT CAAGCCCGTGTCTTTCTGCCCCAGATATTCCGAGGAACCTCCACATCAGCCTCTCCTTCAAAAATGTCACAG AAGGCCAGGCGCTGCAGCTGCTGTGTGTTGCTGACAGCAATCCCTCTGCACAGCTGAGCTGGTTCCAAGGGTCTCCCACTCTGGAGGCTACCCCCATCTCCAGCACCGGGGTCTTGGAGATACCACAAGTACCGGCTGGAGATGGAGAAGTCACCTGCCGAGCGCAGAACCCTCTGGGCTCCCAGCAAGTTTCCTTCAGCCTCTCTATGCAGA aagGCCCCCCTCCCTGCAGCTGTGAGACTGAGGAGCAGCAGGGCTCCTGGCCCCTGGTCCTCACCCTGATCAGAGGGGCCCTCATGGGGGCTGGCTTCCTCCTCACCTATGGCCTCACCTGGACCTACTACACCAG GTGTGGTGGCCACTAG
- the LOC113875596 gene encoding sialic acid-binding Ig-like lectin 14 isoform X6, whose product MVPLLLLPLLWGGSLQEMAGFGLEVQESVAVKACMDVRVTCSFSYPWNSGYPRYYSGELFIYWFREKDQHTNDAVATNDPRKRVKPETQGRFSLLGDPNNNDCSLSIRQARLSDSGVYYFRVERGYDVRYSYRDKKLNLLVTGKPDIHFLEPLESGRPTKLTCRLSLACDELHPLLFSWAGDALDAMKPDTLHSSEITLTPRAQDHGTNLTCLVTFQQVTLERTVLLNVSYIPRNLHISLSFKNVTGQALQLLCVADSNPSAQLSWFQGSPTLEATPISSTGVLEIPQVPAGDGEVTCRAQNPLGSQQVSFSLSMQKGPPPCSCETEEQQGSWPLVLTLIRGALMGAGFLLTYGLTWTYYTRCGGH is encoded by the exons ATggtgcccctgctgctgctgcccctgctGTGGGGGG GGTCCCTGCAGGAAATGGCAGGGTTCGGGCTCGAAGTGCAGGAATCAGTGGCGGTGAAGGCGTGCATGGACGTCCGCGTGACCTGCTCCTTCTCCTACCCCTGGAATTCGGGATATCCCCGGTATTACTCTGGCGAACTTTTCATCTACTGGTTCCGGGAAAAAGACCAGCACACCAATGATGCTGTGGCCACAAACGACCCAAGGAAACGAGTGAAACCAGAGACCCAGGGCCGATTCAGCCTCCTCGGGGACCCCAACAACAATGACTGCTCCCTGAGCATCAGACAGGCCAGGCTGAGCGACTCAGGAGTCTACTACTTCCGAGTGGAGAGAGGATATGATGTGAGATACAGTTACAGAGATAAAAAGCTGAATTTGCTGGTGACAG ggaaacCCGACATCCATTTTCTGGAGCCTCTGGAGTCCGGCCGCCCCACAAAGCTGACCTGCAGACTGTCACTAGCCTGTGATGAGCTACACCCTCTCCTGTTCTCCTGGGCGGGGGACGCCCTTGATGCCATGAAGCCAGACACCCTCCACTCCTCGGAGATCACCCTCACCCCGAGGGCCCAGGACCACGGCACCAACCTTACCTGTCTGGTGACATTCCAGCAGGTGACCCTAGAGAGAACCGTCCTTCTCAACGTCTCCT ATATTCCGAGGAACCTCCACATCAGCCTCTCCTTCAAAAATGTCACAG GCCAGGCGCTGCAGCTGCTGTGTGTTGCTGACAGCAATCCCTCTGCACAGCTGAGCTGGTTCCAAGGGTCTCCCACTCTGGAGGCTACCCCCATCTCCAGCACCGGGGTCTTGGAGATACCACAAGTACCGGCTGGAGATGGAGAAGTCACCTGCCGAGCGCAGAACCCTCTGGGCTCCCAGCAAGTTTCCTTCAGCCTCTCTATGCAGA aagGCCCCCCTCCCTGCAGCTGTGAGACTGAGGAGCAGCAGGGCTCCTGGCCCCTGGTCCTCACCCTGATCAGAGGGGCCCTCATGGGGGCTGGCTTCCTCCTCACCTATGGCCTCACCTGGACCTACTACACCAG GTGTGGTGGCCACTAG